AACGTGATCTTGAGGAAGAGAGCAAGAAACTCTGGACACTCAGGGAGATGTTGAGAGTTGGCATTGAGGAGCGTATTCCCAATGTGGTGGTAAACGGGAACCAAGCGTACTGCCTTCCTGGAACCCTCGACGTGTCATTCCCCCATGCAGAAGGGGAATCGATATTGCTCTATCTCGACATGGAAGGAATAATGGTTTCCACAGGGAGTGCCTGCGCAAGTGGGTCGCTTGAACCCAGTTACGTATTACTGGCCTCCGGAGTGGATATCGAGCTGGCCCACGGCTCAATACGGTTCAGTTTCGGAAGATACAACACCGAAGAAGATGTTGCCTATGTACTGGAGAAACTACCGCCGATTATCAAGCGATTAAGGGAGATGTCCACACGATGACTAACTTTATGAGTCAATGGGTCTACACCCCAGTGGTGAAAGACCATTTTATGAATCCCAGGAATACCTGGCAGGAAGAAGAAAATTTCCAGGCAGATGGAATAGGTGAAGTCGGTTCCTTGGCCTGTGGCGACCAGATGCAGGTTTTGATCAAGGTCGAGAATGATACCATAGCTGACCTGAGGTGGCTCACCTATGGGTGTGCCTCGGCAATCGCGAGCACCTCCATGATGAGTGAGATGGCAATCGGGATGAGTTTGGAGGAAGCCTACAACCTCTCTCCCGATATGATTACCGAAGCTCTTGGAGGACTCCCTGAACATAAGTTCCACTGTTCTGTTCTGGGAGATAAAGCACTCAGGGCTGCAATTGATGACTATCTTGAGAAAGTGGGACGTGACAATCCTTTCAAGAGCAATGTGGCAAAAACCATTTGTGAGTGCAAGGGAGTCACCGATGTACAGATTGAGGATCTTGTGAAGAGAGGGGAAGCAAAGACCCTGGAACAGCTGCAGGAGATTACCGAGTTTGGTACGGTCTGTGGCAAGTGCAAGCAACAGGTCAGTGATCTGTTTGATGAGTTCAAGCACATCTACAACGTATAAGAACTTATCCTCGCATACAGATGAAAAGGCGGCCCTTGGGCCGCCTTCTCTCTGAGTACCTTGTTTATTTCTTGAATTCAAGCAAAGAAAGATGTCTGCTTATATGTGTATCGAGTAATTGTTTGTAATGCTCTTCTTCCTTGGAGAGCAAGCTGAAGAAGGCATCCTTGAACAGTTTCTTTCCTTCTTCATCCTCATCCTCAAGCAGATACCCGTAGGTGATATGAAGCAACTGCCGGGCATTGTCATCGCTGAGGTAGGAGGGTAGGTCTTCATCTTTCATTGACTCCAATTCCTGAATCTTCCCAATATCAGTGGTAACATGATAGAAAGCCTTTGCATCACCAAAACGGTTGGTTGCATGTGCATGCATCCTCCTATAGAGAGCGGGATCCTTCTGGGCGACCAGGCGAACCGCTTCAAGCCAATTGGTACCCGCTGTCTTGACGTGGAAGCTTCCCTTGATCGTCCGCCCTAGAATGGGAAAGATGGAGAATTTGTCACTGCCTGAGTGGATGCTGAGTCGGTAGCGGTACTGCTTTGCAATAGCAACATGCAAGACCAGTTGCCTCTCGAACTCAGCAGTGTCCCCGATATAGTCGATACCTTTCTGGAATTCCCCTACAAACCGAGGAGCAAGGGTTGAGATGATCACATGCCGCCGTTTGAGTTCCTTCGCAATGAAAAGATGGCTCTTAGGATCGGTCGGAGTGTCGGTCTCATCAATGGAAATCTCAAAGTCTATCGGTCGCTCTGAGTGCAATATATGCTGTTCATAAATAATCTGTATGAAATCGAGCGCTTTATGGTAAGTCAGGATATCGCGCCTTAACGTGGGGAGGTCAAGCTTCAATGTTGAGGTTCCGATTGAAAACTCCTGCTCTGCATACAAACCCTCATATACCTCGCGTATCTTACTGTCCAATGCTTCATAGCGTGTTAGAAGTTTCTCATCATCCAGGTTCTGGATGGTGGGATCTATCTGCTCTGATGAGTCCAAGGTGATCATGGTAGCTCCGTCCTCCAGGGCCTTCTTGATCTCCTCGCTTTTTTTCAAGTGGTCTCCATCGGCACCAAAACCATAGGTGTACCCCTCTTGGAATACTGCATATGAAGCGGCATCAATCACATCATTGAAGGTCCTGTTGGTGAAGTTCAATTCCCTGATGCTCTGTTGTGCAAAAATGGGGAAAACCGAAGTGCCCTCCAGTGCCCTGATATGTCCAGGGGTGGCCACACCGAGGCGATCTCCCAAGCCAATGGAAGGGCGTTTGGTTGTGTTTGCAACCGGATGTGTAAACGGAAGATACGTATTCAAGACCAGGCGGTTTTCGTGGTTCAGTGGACAGATTTTACAGTCCTGTTCTGCTTCCCCTTCCAACTCGTCGAATATCGGACCAGAACCAGAGGCAATGAGATACCGGTTCTCTCCTGCCTTGATCATTGCAATCGTGCAACTACCAAGGTTGGTGCGTGATTTTTCATATACAAATACCTTGCTCTTCAGCCGACTCTCCAGACGCTGGATATGTAATGTACGTTCCTCATAGATTTCCATGTAGAATCTCCTATCTACTCAAATAACCCCAAATTCACTTCCCCCAATGAACTCCCTGAGCAAGGAGTCCTCGGGTACCAAGGTATCGGGAATCGGA
The sequence above is drawn from the uncultured Sphaerochaeta sp. genome and encodes:
- a CDS encoding iron-sulfur cluster assembly scaffold protein, with the protein product MTNFMSQWVYTPVVKDHFMNPRNTWQEEENFQADGIGEVGSLACGDQMQVLIKVENDTIADLRWLTYGCASAIASTSMMSEMAIGMSLEEAYNLSPDMITEALGGLPEHKFHCSVLGDKALRAAIDDYLEKVGRDNPFKSNVAKTICECKGVTDVQIEDLVKRGEAKTLEQLQEITEFGTVCGKCKQQVSDLFDEFKHIYNV
- a CDS encoding tagaturonate epimerase family protein, translated to MEIYEERTLHIQRLESRLKSKVFVYEKSRTNLGSCTIAMIKAGENRYLIASGSGPIFDELEGEAEQDCKICPLNHENRLVLNTYLPFTHPVANTTKRPSIGLGDRLGVATPGHIRALEGTSVFPIFAQQSIRELNFTNRTFNDVIDAASYAVFQEGYTYGFGADGDHLKKSEEIKKALEDGATMITLDSSEQIDPTIQNLDDEKLLTRYEALDSKIREVYEGLYAEQEFSIGTSTLKLDLPTLRRDILTYHKALDFIQIIYEQHILHSERPIDFEISIDETDTPTDPKSHLFIAKELKRRHVIISTLAPRFVGEFQKGIDYIGDTAEFERQLVLHVAIAKQYRYRLSIHSGSDKFSIFPILGRTIKGSFHVKTAGTNWLEAVRLVAQKDPALYRRMHAHATNRFGDAKAFYHVTTDIGKIQELESMKDEDLPSYLSDDNARQLLHITYGYLLEDEDEEGKKLFKDAFFSLLSKEEEHYKQLLDTHISRHLSLLEFKK